TGCTCGGTGGCCAGCTGCTCGTAGTCGTCGGTCAGCGCCACGGTGAGGGAGCCGAACCGGGTGACCAGTGCCTCCAGGTTCGCCGGGCAGGCCGCGTCGATGTCGGCTGCGCGCAGGTCGACGTCCGGTCCGAGCGCGCCGTGCAGGGTGACCCGAACGTGACCGGAGAGGTCGGCGAGGGCGTCGAGGACCTTCTGGCGTGCCTGCCCGGCATGGGTCACGCCGGTGATGTCCACGTCGATGTCGCCGACGGTGGAGGTCGCGGTCGGCAATCGCTGCCGGGTGATAGCGCCGTCGTCGGCGATCGTGACCAGCACCGCCTCGCCGGGCCAGCTCTCCCCGAAGGTCAGCGGGTCCGGGTTGCCCGGGTAGGTGTGATCGGGGGCGTCGACGGGGTGGTGGAAGTGACCCAGCAGCGCGTGGTGCAGCCCGGATTGGCGGATCTGGGCGGCCCGAAACGGTGCGTGCGGGACCTTCTCGGTCGGCTGGATCGCCAGATCGCCCTGGGCGGAGCCGTGGAAAAGACCCAGGTGCACACCGCCGCGGTCGGCACGGAAGTCGTCGAGGAAGCCGCGGGTGTTCGCCGGTGCGCGGTGGGCGGCACCCCACAGTGTGAGACCGTCGGCCAGGGTGATCGGCTGCAGCTCGTCGGTGTCGAAGATGTGCACGTTCGGTGACCAGTCGACTTGGCGGTAGAGGCTTTTCGGACCGAACCAGTCGTGGTTGCCCGGGGCGAGATACACTCGCAGCGGGGCGATCTCGGCGAAGGTGGTGCGCAGGAACTCCGCGGTGTCGGGGGTGAACCGGTCCTGCTCGTACAGGTCCCCGCCGCAGGTGAGGGCGTCGACCTGCTGGTCGGCGGCCAGCTGGCAGATGCGCTGCAGTGTCTGGCGCAGGGCGTGGCGGCGGCCGCGTGCCTGCGGGCGGGTCGCCCAGCCGAACAGCGTGTCGAGGTGCAGATCCGCGAAGTGCAGCAGCTTCATCGTCTCGCCTTCCTGCTTGCTCGTCGGTGTCAGTGCGTGCGGTCGATGCGGTGTCAGGCCCAGCGTTCGGCGATCGCCCGCGAGGCCGGGTTGACCTGGTCGTGGCCGACCAGCCGGATGTCCAACCCGGCATACTCCACGATCGGCAGGGCCCGCTCGATCGCGGCGTCGATCCAGCCCGGGGCGTTGCCGAACGCGCCACCGCCGACGCGGGTCAACAGCACGATGTTCGATCCGCCGGCACGCGCCTGCCCGGCGGCGGCCAGCAGCGTCGCCTCGTAGGTGGCCTCCAACACCAGCCGCGCGAACGGCTCCCACGCGGCTCCGGGCAGATGCGAGTACGCCACCGGCAGCGCCGAACAGAACGCCTGCGACACATGCCGTCGCGGTTCGTCTGTGACGTCGGTGACCTGGACGTTGCGATGCAGGCCTATCGCCAGGTGTCCGCGTAGCCGGTCGCGGAGCTGCTCGTCGGCGCCGCTCAGCACGTCGGTGATCGCCGCCAGTCCGTGCTCGGTGGCCAGGGCGTAGCCGTTGCGCATATCCCACAGCTCATGCATCGGCCGGTTCACCTCCGCCGAGAGCGCCGCACCCAGCGGGGCCAGCGCGTCGAGTTGACGGTCGTGGGTCTGGCCGAACTGGTCGCTTATCGGTACCAGGTAGTTGCGGTAGATGGTGGCCGCCCCGGCCGCCATGGCACACGCCGGGCCCTGGGTGGGATCGTGGGCGTAGCCGGTGACACCGTGCTCAGGGGTGACGTGCGGTGACACCATCTCCAAGACGTTGAACTGCGAGGCGACCTGAAACAGCGCATCCGCCAGCTCGGCCTCGGAGTGCATCGCACGGGCATCGCCGGCCACAGCGCTGACCGTGCTGCGCGACCGACCGGCCGGATTCACCCGTGCACGCAGCTCGGACAGCGTCGGCAAGGTCAGCTCACCGATGCCGTAGCGGGCGCCGGTGACCGTGGAGATCAGCTCATCGCCGTCGACGGCCAGGCGACGACGGGTGCTCTCGTAACCGTCCTCGCGGAAACCCATCAGGTCGGAAAACCAGCGGGCGCTCATCAGGACACCACCCGTCGCGTGGCCAACCGGCGCAGAACGGCACACTGGTCGGCGTTTTCCGGGGCGTCATCACCGGCTTTTCTGGTTCCGGCACGCAACTCGATGATGCGGTTCAGCGCGGCGTCGGCGTCGAGTCCCTCCTCGGCGACCAGCCAGGCGCCGACCACGGTCGCGGTGCGTCCCTTGCCGCCCCAGCAGTGCACATAGACGACCCGGCCGGCGTCGAGTTCGGCGCGGATGTGGCCGATGATCCGGTCGTAGCCGTCGTCGCCGATCGTCGACTGATCGGGGATCGGATGGCGAACGTAGGCGGGCCGACCCACACCGAGTTCGTCGGCGGCGCTGTTGAGGGCTCCTCGGTAGTCCTCGAGAACGTCCCCGCTCCACGAGCTCTCACCGGCCTCGGTCAGGTCCACGATCGAATCGACGCCGGCTTCCAGCAGGGCTCGCCGTTTCTGCATGCCTTTCTGCGCGTCGAGGGAGGCGGGGTATTCCCCGGCGAGCAGCCGGCCGGGCTGGACCCACCAGCCGTGCAGGATGTCGTCGTGTGCCCAGGATGGCGTCATGGCGTCTCCTCGTTGCGAAGGTTGTGTGTTGCCCGCAGTATGCGCCGCCCCTCTGACATGGGCCGGCGTGAGCGGGTGTGGCGACCGCGGCGGCGCGGTGAGAACCGGCGAACAGGCGCGCCGTGTCGGTGTCCGGGTCTATAACTAGATGAGCTATTTCCCGGGAATAGGGCGGACACGGTGGACGGTATCGAGGTGCGGTTGGTGGAGCGTCGTCACCGCCGGTCGATGACCGGCGAGCGGGACCCGGGTGCCCGATGAACACCGATCGGCTGCTCACTCCGTCCAAGATCACCGCCTGGCTGGATTGCGCGCACTATCTGACGTTGCGTCATCAGGTTGATACCGGGTCGCGTCAGGTGAGGTGAGCCCCTCGTAATGGTCCAGTCATTGTGCGACTCTGATGTCCGGTGTTCGGGCAGGAAGAATCGACGACGACATGGCAGCAAACAAGCGACGGCGGCACACGCCGGATCAGATCATAGTTGTGTCCAGAGATGTGGTGTACAGACGTTTGGCCTGGTAGGCGTGTCGTAGCCGGGTAGAGGGCGGTCATCGCGTGATTCTTCGAA
This sequence is a window from Mycolicibacillus parakoreensis. Protein-coding genes within it:
- a CDS encoding metallophosphoesterase family protein, giving the protein MKLLHFADLHLDTLFGWATRPQARGRRHALRQTLQRICQLAADQQVDALTCGGDLYEQDRFTPDTAEFLRTTFAEIAPLRVYLAPGNHDWFGPKSLYRQVDWSPNVHIFDTDELQPITLADGLTLWGAAHRAPANTRGFLDDFRADRGGVHLGLFHGSAQGDLAIQPTEKVPHAPFRAAQIRQSGLHHALLGHFHHPVDAPDHTYPGNPDPLTFGESWPGEAVLVTIADDGAITRQRLPTATSTVGDIDVDITGVTHAGQARQKVLDALADLSGHVRVTLHGALGPDVDLRAADIDAACPANLEALVTRFGSLTVALTDDYEQLATEQTVRGQFVRDVLAADTLSDDQRHRVLLTGLRALDERAGDLEVH
- a CDS encoding protein-tyrosine phosphatase family protein, which codes for MTPSWAHDDILHGWWVQPGRLLAGEYPASLDAQKGMQKRRALLEAGVDSIVDLTEAGESSWSGDVLEDYRGALNSAADELGVGRPAYVRHPIPDQSTIGDDGYDRIIGHIRAELDAGRVVYVHCWGGKGRTATVVGAWLVAEEGLDADAALNRIIELRAGTRKAGDDAPENADQCAVLRRLATRRVVS